From the genome of Leptotrichia sp. HSP-342:
AGGAAAAACAGATAAAAAAGTAATAGAAGACCTGGAAAAACTTTTTGTGGGAAAAACAGTTTATAAGGCAATAAATGAGTATATGGAATATGTATTTAATGCAAGTGATATATGGGAATTATTTTTGTACAGCGGATATTTGACAACCGATGGTGAGAAAAAGGGTGAACTCTATCCATTAAGGCTTCCAAATAAAGAAATACAGACTTTTTTTAGAAAAATTTTTATAGATAGATTTGTTGGAAATTATACACAGTTTTCAAATATTGTAGAGAATTTAAAAAATGGAAAAATAGAAGAGTTTGCAAAAGGGCTTCAAGACGAGATACTTTCCTCACTTAGTTATTTTGACATGGAAAAAGATGAAAAGTATTACAAAATATTTTTAATTGGAATATTTATAATACTTGCAAATGACTATATTAGACTATCAGAAAGAAAAAGTGGCTATGGAAGGGCAGATTTAGTTTTAGAACCTAAAAACAAAATAAATCCAGCGTATATATTTGAATTTAAAGCTGTAAATAATGAGAATGAGCTGGAAAATTATGCAAAAACTGGATTTGAGCAGATAAAAGAAAAAGAGTACGATGTGGAATTAAGAAATAGAGGAATAGACAAAATTGTCTGTGTCGGGCTTGCGTTTTATAGAAAAAAACTTAAAATGAAATATGAAATAATGAAGTAAAATTATAATTAACTATTATTCAGCAAGAATAAGGCAATAGGTGTTAGGTTGCTGAATGTATATTGTAAAAATGGAATTATAAGTTATGAACATTTAATTTTAAAGAAGAAAAATAAAAAAGGAAGTGTAATTTAGAATGGCAGTAAGTGGGATGAAAAAAAATTATTCCTATTTGTTTGGGATATTGACAATTGTGACGTATTTTATAGGATTATTACTTGTAAATCGTGGACTTGGATTTACAAATGTGGCTGTGATTGTTTGTTCAATGATAATATATTATGTGGCAAATGTATATAATATGACTGGAATTTACAGATTGAGGGATATTATAATTATTGTTGGAATAAATTTTATACTTGTTGTAATTACAGCGTTTTTACGGATTTTTATTGTAAATGAAGCAATAATTCTGTTTGGACTGATTACAATGTTTCAGATTATATATCGTTATATTATAATTGTAGGACTTTCAGAACGAAAAAGAGTTGTTTTTGTTGGAGAAAATGGATATACAAATGATTTGTTGGAGAGTATAAAGAAAGATCGTCAATATAAATTATCGGACTTTCTAAAAGAAGAAAAAAATTTGAGTTCTTTGACAGAAAAACTGTTAACTTTATGTGAAAATAAAAAAGTTGATATAATCGTTGATTTTACAAGCAATCTTTTATACGATACTAAACTTGTGGATAAGCTTTTACAGTACAAACTTGGTGGAATGCAATATTATAACTATTTAGAATTTTATGAAATGTATGAGAATAAATTGCCAGTTTCAAACTTGAGTCCAAAATGGTTTTTGGAAAATACAGGATTTGAAATTTACTACAACAGTTTTAACTTGAAAGCCAAACGTATTCTCGATATAATTTTTGCACTTTTAATCGGAGTTTGTGTAATTCCAATTATGATTGTTGCTGCAATAATAATAAAACTGGAGTCGAAAGGACCGATATTCTTTATACAGGAAAGAATTGGGGAAGGAAATAAGCCATTTAAAATAGTAAAATTTCGTTCAATGACAACTGATGCGGAAAAAGACGGACCAAAATGGGCTACAAAAAATGACAACCGTGTTACAAAATTTGGTAAATTTATGCGTCTTACAAGAATTGACGAATTGCCACAATTGTGGAATGTGCTACGTGGAGAAATGAGTTTCGTAGGACCACGTCCAGAAAGAGAATTTTTTATAAAGCAGCTGGAAAAGGAAATTATGTACTACAATTTAAGACACACTGTGAAACCGGGGCTTACTGGCTGGGCACAAGTTATGTATCCGTATGGAGCGAGCATTGAAGACGCTTACAGAAAATTGCAGTATGACTTGTATTATATAAAAAATCACGATATTTTATTTGATGTGAAGATATTGTTAAAGACAGTTACGATTGTGATTTTTGGAAAAGGGAGATAATGATTTTAAATTGGAGGAAATTATGATACTAAAGGTGGTAATTGATAAATTTAGATTGGCAGAAGATTTAGAAATTGAAATAGGTAAAAATTTAACTGCTATATGTGGGCAGAATGGGACAATGAAGAGTACGTTACTTGGATGTATAGCGCAGCCTTTTGGTGTTGGGAGAGGAAGAAAAAAAGATGATAAAAAAGAAAAGTACTCTGATTGTATGATAGTGAATCAAAAATTTTATACAGATATAAACGATATTTTTAAATTTAGTAAAGAATATGATTTACCAGGAAATCACGTTTATCACGTTTATTTCGATAAAGATAGTAATATTATGAAACAAGAAGAAAAAATTGTTTATGAGAATCCATTACAAGTCAAGTCAAGAAAAAGGCCTGTTGGTGAAAAAAAACATATAAGATTTGTTACTGGGAAAGAACGTTCAACTGGGAAAGGGAATATACCAATTCCTGTAGTTTATTTAGGGCTAAGCAGATTATATCCTATTGGAGAAGTTGATAATTTAAAAGAAAACAGTCTTGAATTATCTAATGAAGAAATAAAATTTTTAAAAGAAAATTATTCTGAAATATTATTGAGTTTTGACAGCGAAGAATATAAAGATGAAATAAAATTGATTGATAAAAATAAAATATCAACGGGAGGAATTTCTACCAATTCTTATGACTGGCAAACTATTTCTGCGGGACAGGATAACATTGGTAAAATTATATTAACTGTGTTAGAATTTAAAAGGTTAAAAGAAAAATTTAAAGAAAATTATTTTGGAGGAATTTTACTTATTGATGAATTAGAAGCTACATTATATCCTGGGGCTCAGAAAAAATTAATAGAGTTTTTGAATAGATATTCTGCAAGATACGATATAAAAGTTATTTTTACTACACATTCTTTAGAGATAATAGAAGAACTTTTAAATAGTAAAACTTACAATAATTCTAAAGTAAATTTTTTAGATAAAACAAGAGGAAGTTTAATAAATAAAACACGTATAGATTATAATGAAATAAGAAATAATATATTGGTTAAAATAAACGAAGAAAATAATAATCGAAAAGAAATAAAAATAGATGTATTTTTTGAAGATGAAGAAGGAGAGTATCTTTTTAAAAGAATTGTTTTAAGTAATATA
Proteins encoded in this window:
- a CDS encoding exopolysaccharide biosynthesis polyprenyl glycosylphosphotransferase, with translation MAVSGMKKNYSYLFGILTIVTYFIGLLLVNRGLGFTNVAVIVCSMIIYYVANVYNMTGIYRLRDIIIIVGINFILVVITAFLRIFIVNEAIILFGLITMFQIIYRYIIIVGLSERKRVVFVGENGYTNDLLESIKKDRQYKLSDFLKEEKNLSSLTEKLLTLCENKKVDIIVDFTSNLLYDTKLVDKLLQYKLGGMQYYNYLEFYEMYENKLPVSNLSPKWFLENTGFEIYYNSFNLKAKRILDIIFALLIGVCVIPIMIVAAIIIKLESKGPIFFIQERIGEGNKPFKIVKFRSMTTDAEKDGPKWATKNDNRVTKFGKFMRLTRIDELPQLWNVLRGEMSFVGPRPEREFFIKQLEKEIMYYNLRHTVKPGLTGWAQVMYPYGASIEDAYRKLQYDLYYIKNHDILFDVKILLKTVTIVIFGKGR
- a CDS encoding AAA family ATPase, giving the protein MILKVVIDKFRLAEDLEIEIGKNLTAICGQNGTMKSTLLGCIAQPFGVGRGRKKDDKKEKYSDCMIVNQKFYTDINDIFKFSKEYDLPGNHVYHVYFDKDSNIMKQEEKIVYENPLQVKSRKRPVGEKKHIRFVTGKERSTGKGNIPIPVVYLGLSRLYPIGEVDNLKENSLELSNEEIKFLKENYSEILLSFDSEEYKDEIKLIDKNKISTGGISTNSYDWQTISAGQDNIGKIILTVLEFKRLKEKFKENYFGGILLIDELEATLYPGAQKKLIEFLNRYSARYDIKVIFTTHSLEIIEELLNSKTYNNSKVNFLDKTRGSLINKTRIDYNEIRNNILVKINEENNNRKEIKIDVFFEDEEGEYLFKRIVLSNIKKYCTLYPLKIGITNIASISNKISQLENGIIIYDADYNKKSVNYKNNFKKDVENHKNSLFFPGAKSLEKECLEILLNMKMNDKFWDECKCNSKQKFQAQRLKYTSTSKPEREQDKQWFLKERKNFGTNGKKLMEKFEVKYRKEIEEFNKELEKKLINQLKKNYGIVKERLK